One Leisingera sp. M658 genomic window carries:
- a CDS encoding pentapeptide repeat-containing protein, with protein sequence MKNDVTIEEVWPEQEIYSALEMLEEGDLTFTEMAECLDLQPECDFKDSNLTNTDFSYSDLRGFNFKGADLRNAYGMDVQVDQTTNLNGALVENSIFQNLVEERIFFEENNRASRIYEALKKGDPYEVSSWVSSRGDRLVSKKFKNISEEQASLLCKKLIVDDIDLTKRTTLFYYLHRFTNSTSDLHRVVSDFVAFHLGNPGVILSFVRVAGDVLSNDEFVAKTILSLCDHRDIGVKEAAFSAITKTPLFAKNYRRIRSLFFSEANTQVRKQIILKTAIKLGAQFVLSINTEGRSGTISGSHVLDFHEMLREETTLQVRASQGKRVAIQSDREIVERQQEVLAQAPVFSVLLERQGSDWIQAALKRSHSRRLQNQRDVASKVRHSFRSHGRYK encoded by the coding sequence ATGAAGAATGATGTGACAATTGAAGAGGTTTGGCCTGAGCAAGAAATATACAGCGCTTTGGAAATGTTGGAGGAAGGTGACCTAACCTTCACTGAGATGGCAGAGTGCCTCGATCTGCAACCTGAATGCGATTTCAAAGATAGCAACTTGACAAACACTGATTTTTCTTATTCCGACCTTCGAGGTTTCAACTTCAAAGGTGCTGATTTGAGAAATGCTTATGGAATGGATGTCCAGGTTGATCAAACGACAAACCTGAATGGTGCCCTTGTCGAGAACTCGATTTTTCAGAACTTAGTGGAAGAGCGCATCTTTTTCGAAGAAAACAATCGAGCTTCTCGGATCTATGAGGCGCTGAAGAAGGGCGACCCCTATGAGGTTTCAAGTTGGGTTTCTTCGCGCGGAGACCGTTTGGTATCGAAGAAGTTTAAGAACATTTCAGAGGAACAGGCCTCACTTCTATGCAAGAAGCTCATAGTAGACGACATTGACTTAACCAAAAGGACGACGTTGTTTTACTACCTCCATCGGTTTACAAATTCGACCTCAGACCTTCATAGGGTCGTTTCTGACTTTGTTGCATTCCATTTGGGGAATCCAGGCGTCATACTTTCCTTCGTCCGAGTTGCGGGCGACGTTCTTTCGAACGATGAGTTTGTTGCAAAGACTATTCTTTCGCTTTGCGATCACCGAGACATCGGCGTAAAGGAAGCTGCTTTCAGTGCGATAACCAAAACACCCTTATTTGCAAAGAATTATCGAAGAATAAGAAGCCTATTTTTTTCTGAAGCCAATACCCAGGTTCGAAAACAAATAATCCTGAAGACTGCGATTAAACTGGGAGCGCAATTCGTCCTCTCAATCAATACCGAAGGTCGCAGCGGTACAATAAGTGGCAGCCATGTGTTAGACTTCCACGAAATGCTGAGAGAAGAAACAACTCTGCAAGTTAGAGCGAGTCAGGGGAAGAGAGTGGCGATTCAAAGCGACCGAGAAATTGTCGAACGACAACAAGAAGTACTAGCTCAAGCTCCAGTGTTTTCTGTGCTTCTGGAGCGGCAAGGCTCAGACTGGATACAAGCTGCACTGAAACGGTCACATTCTCGCAGGTTGCAGAATCAGAGAGATGTCGCATCCAAGGTTCGCCACTCCTTTCGTTCCCATGGCCGCTACAAATAG
- a CDS encoding DUF2971 domain-containing protein → MEPSDHSDVEELHYYCSAATFLSLVKSKKLWLTDLTLSNDTQEGRYAVKQYLDSFLRKRTKESLVRRNGARLALDIALKDRCALGMCFSEDDDLLSQWRGYADNGAGLCVTFSRPAIEEIVEGNIEGLPGLSLAPVSYDRIERMDLPSQIHSVFKERIDGYSENETGGGSVSWGQSKEQRKSEIGVISKLYEFKNPAFKEEREWRLYWVGEHSDASDLDYREASGIISPKVEITYPSACITRVRLGPRNPTPSNVVQRMMNHFGCNARVRTSTASFTTRGN, encoded by the coding sequence ATGGAACCTTCCGACCACTCTGACGTGGAAGAACTGCACTACTACTGCTCAGCGGCAACCTTCCTTTCGTTAGTAAAGTCGAAAAAGCTATGGTTGACGGACCTGACCTTGTCCAATGACACTCAGGAAGGGAGGTACGCGGTAAAACAGTATCTGGACAGTTTCCTCCGCAAGCGAACAAAAGAAAGCCTCGTAAGGCGAAATGGCGCTCGGCTCGCACTCGACATCGCCCTGAAAGATCGATGTGCACTTGGTATGTGCTTTTCCGAAGACGACGATCTGCTCAGCCAATGGAGAGGCTATGCAGACAACGGCGCTGGGTTGTGCGTGACATTCTCTAGACCAGCGATAGAGGAAATTGTCGAAGGAAACATTGAAGGCCTGCCGGGTTTAAGCCTAGCTCCGGTTTCGTATGACCGGATCGAGAGAATGGATCTACCCTCACAAATCCATAGTGTATTTAAGGAACGGATTGACGGCTACTCAGAGAACGAGACAGGAGGTGGCAGCGTGTCCTGGGGACAATCAAAGGAGCAGAGAAAATCCGAGATTGGCGTGATTTCAAAACTGTATGAGTTTAAGAATCCGGCATTCAAAGAGGAAAGAGAATGGCGCTTGTATTGGGTCGGAGAGCACTCTGATGCTAGCGATTTAGACTACCGGGAAGCGAGCGGAATAATCTCCCCCAAGGTGGAGATCACGTACCCCAGCGCTTGCATCACTAGAGTCAGACTCGGGCCTAGGAACCCTACTCCCTCCAATGTCGTTCAAAGGATGATGAATCACTTTGGCTGCAATGCTCGTGTTCGAACATCGACTGCCAGTTTTACTACCCGGGGCAACTAG
- a CDS encoding acyl-homoserine-lactone synthase, whose amino-acid sequence MQLHVFSFEHRHAFESAYSGFLALRKLKLVDELGWGLIHDGHFEQDQYDRTGAVYSIVTQGGRVIAGARAASCAGSDGFWTYMLQDARDGKIPGIPGGLLNDYPETNQTWECTRFVMDETRADQAHPSIETKLVVAGLCRAAFGLGASELMSLSPPGLGPLLRRFGYQIRREAARYNCEDDGRQYRAFRMECDPGVNQYLAARYLSPGSATALREELKGAA is encoded by the coding sequence ATGCAGTTACACGTCTTTTCATTCGAACACCGCCACGCCTTTGAATCGGCTTATTCAGGGTTTCTGGCCCTGCGCAAACTTAAGCTGGTGGACGAACTTGGCTGGGGTTTGATCCATGATGGCCACTTTGAGCAGGATCAATATGACCGAACGGGTGCAGTCTACTCTATCGTTACGCAGGGCGGTCGCGTGATCGCCGGCGCCCGTGCAGCGTCCTGCGCAGGCAGTGACGGGTTTTGGACCTACATGCTGCAGGACGCCAGAGACGGCAAAATCCCTGGTATCCCTGGCGGACTGCTCAATGACTACCCGGAAACGAACCAGACATGGGAATGCACCCGCTTTGTTATGGACGAGACCCGAGCAGATCAGGCGCACCCCTCTATCGAGACAAAACTCGTCGTCGCCGGGTTGTGCAGGGCTGCCTTCGGGCTTGGTGCATCCGAGTTGATGTCGCTTTCGCCGCCAGGGCTAGGGCCTCTGCTACGGCGGTTCGGGTACCAGATCCGCAGGGAGGCGGCCCGCTACAATTGCGAGGACGACGGACGGCAGTACCGCGCTTTTCGGATGGAGTGTGATCCAGGAGTTAATCAATATCTAGCTGCCCGCTATCTTTCGCCGGGTTCTGCTACTGCGTTGCGTGAGGAACTGAAAGGGGCGGCGTAA
- a CDS encoding autoinducer binding domain-containing protein produces MISDIAGVHLRSLDNISECGFSLGVGFDGANIAFLKSTYSREWQERYVAQRYLDLDPTIKFGVAGTGSITWEELRVRYPESERFFDDAARHGLIQGNTLSIHVDGQVSIVSSSGPKWTDAERRLAKAALYTLYSLHHEQTRHYSISRQAQDVLRLMCAGLKDQEIAERLGVKLETVRQRRRGAMQAVEATSTAQLISLVIKFGLI; encoded by the coding sequence ATGATTAGTGATATAGCGGGCGTCCATTTACGGTCGCTGGATAACATTTCTGAGTGCGGTTTTTCGCTGGGCGTTGGCTTCGACGGTGCAAATATTGCTTTTTTAAAGTCGACCTACTCGAGAGAATGGCAGGAGCGGTACGTCGCGCAAAGATACCTCGACCTAGACCCGACAATAAAATTCGGGGTCGCTGGAACCGGTTCTATTACTTGGGAAGAACTGAGGGTGCGCTATCCAGAAAGCGAGAGGTTCTTTGATGACGCCGCCAGGCACGGCCTAATACAGGGAAACACCCTTTCAATTCATGTTGACGGGCAAGTGTCGATAGTGAGCAGCAGCGGACCCAAGTGGACCGACGCTGAGCGGCGGCTCGCGAAGGCAGCCTTGTACACCCTCTACTCACTGCATCACGAACAAACCCGGCACTATTCCATATCACGGCAGGCGCAGGATGTTCTTCGCCTGATGTGTGCGGGGTTAAAAGATCAGGAAATTGCCGAAAGGCTCGGGGTAAAGCTGGAAACTGTTCGCCAGCGCCGCAGAGGGGCTATGCAGGCAGTTGAGGCTACCTCCACCGCGCAGTTGATATCACTAGTGATAAAATTCGGGCTTATCTAA
- a CDS encoding helix-turn-helix domain-containing protein, with protein MSKPGKNNSDSKSEGVEAWRKRLRQALDDRNLDYDKVSLESDSGAEYVSRVLSGRFNPTVGKLMKICEVANIDMAWLFSDDPSSESQSVVEKAADLSENDAELVSRLIKSARPR; from the coding sequence ATGAGCAAACCAGGCAAGAATAATTCAGACTCAAAGAGTGAGGGGGTCGAGGCGTGGAGGAAGCGCCTGCGTCAAGCCCTGGATGACCGTAACCTTGACTATGATAAGGTTTCGTTGGAGAGCGATAGCGGAGCTGAGTATGTAAGCCGGGTGCTGTCAGGCCGCTTTAATCCGACAGTCGGTAAGCTTATGAAAATATGCGAAGTTGCAAACATTGATATGGCTTGGTTGTTTTCTGATGACCCTTCATCCGAGAGCCAGTCCGTGGTTGAGAAGGCTGCGGACCTCTCAGAAAATGATGCCGAGCTAGTCAGCCGACTCATCAAGAGTGCGCGCCCGCGCTGA